A genomic segment from Desulfurobacterium pacificum encodes:
- a CDS encoding flagellar biosynthesis anti-sigma factor FlgM, translating into MKIERLSAEILKLLNEENLQTKRKKAAGGNKNSTQLSGVIINISEEIKQVEVELPTREKVEEIKKAIAEGKYKIDVHKISDALIKEIIGDE; encoded by the coding sequence TTGAAAATAGAAAGGCTATCAGCCGAGATACTAAAACTTTTGAACGAAGAAAATCTGCAGACCAAAAGGAAGAAAGCTGCTGGCGGGAATAAAAACAGCACACAGCTAAGTGGCGTTATTATAAATATTTCCGAGGAAATAAAACAGGTAGAAGTTGAACTACCCACAAGAGAAAAAGTAGAAGAAATAAAGAAAGCAATCGCCGAAGGTAAATATAAGATAGATGTTCATAAAATATCTGACGCTTTAATAAAAGAAATCATCGGCGACGAATAG
- a CDS encoding EscU/YscU/HrcU family type III secretion system export apparatus switch protein, with protein sequence MEERKKAAALKYERGKMNAPQVVAKGEGIIAEKIVELAKKHGVPIVEDKLLVSMLVKLDPGEEIPPELYRLVAKVLACVYSSIRRR encoded by the coding sequence ATGGAAGAGAGGAAGAAGGCGGCGGCTTTGAAGTATGAAAGGGGGAAGATGAATGCCCCTCAGGTGGTTGCGAAGGGAGAAGGTATTATTGCAGAAAAAATTGTGGAGTTGGCAAAAAAACACGGCGTTCCGATTGTTGAAGATAAACTATTGGTTTCCATGCTGGTTAAGTTAGACCCAGGGGAAGAGATTCCTCCTGAGCTTTACAGGTTGGTTGCGAAGGTTTTAGCTTGTGTTTATTCTTCTATTCGTCGCCGATGA